From the genome of Colias croceus chromosome 9, ilColCroc2.1, one region includes:
- the LOC123694267 gene encoding uncharacterized protein LOC123694267, with product MMKLVVLSCVLAAASATNLLAGYVAPWAYATPLIQPYNYRGPLSLAPGQPANILGADGRPLDTLDVNLDRSAHLTAKALENGFHVLKKRSVYAAPLPAAYAAPLAYSAHFAYSAPVAFAAPLIQPSNYRGPLSLAPGQPANILAADGRPLDTLDVNLDRAAHYTAKALNGAHILKKRSAFLAPVAPVVSHYTVARTPLIASTYSYSTPIARINHLSYASPVVRYY from the coding sequence ATGATGAAGCTGGTGGTGTTGTCTTGCGTGTTGGCGGCGGCCTCTGCCACAAACCTGTTGGCTGGCTATGTGGCGCCATGGGCTTATGCCACTCCCTTAATTCAACCATACAACTACCGGGGACCACTGTCTCTTGCTCCGGGACAGCCCGCTAACATTTTGGGCGCTGATGGGCGGCCTTTGGATACTCTTGACGTCAACTTGGACCGGTCAGCTCATCTCACTGCCAAAGCTCTAGAAAACGGATTCCACGTTTTGAAGAAACGGTCTGTCTACGCGGCTCCTCTGCCCGCCGCCTATGCCGCCCCCCTTGCCTACTCCGCACATTTTGCTTACTCGGCGCCTGTCGCCTTCGCTGCGCCTCTCATCCAGCCTTCCAACTACCGTGGACCTCTGTCACTCGCTCCCGGCCAGCCCGCTAACATCTTGGCCGCTGACGGCAGGCCTCTCGACACCTTGGACGTAAACTTGGACCGCGCTGCCCATTACACTGCTAAGGCTCTGAACGGTGCTCATATCCTCAAGAAACGGTCGGCCTTCCTCGCCCCTGTAGCTCCCGTCGTCAGCCACTACACCGTCGCCCGGACTCCACTGATCGCCTCTACATACTCCTACAGCACACCTATTGCCCGGATAAACCACCTTTCATACGCTTCCCCTGTTGTCCGgtattattaa